One window of Mastacembelus armatus chromosome 20, fMasArm1.2, whole genome shotgun sequence genomic DNA carries:
- the lsm5 gene encoding U6 snRNA-associated Sm-like protein LSm5: MAAAQTTNPSQMLPLELVDKCIGSRIHIVMKNDKEIVGTLLGFDDFVNMVLDDVTEFELTPEGRRITKLDQILLNGNNVTMLIPGGEGPEV, from the exons ATGGCGGCCGCTCAGACAACAAATCCGTCACAAATGCTCCCACTGG AGCTTGTGGACAAATGTATCGGTTCACGGATCCACATCGTCATGAAAAACGACAAAGAAATTGTCGGcaccctgctgggttttgatgATTTTGTCA ATATGGTCCTGGATGATGTGACAGAATT tgaacTCACACCAGAAGGAAGGAGGATAACCAAACTGGACCAGATTTTGCTCAATGGGAATAATGTCACTATG cTCATCCCTGGTGGAGAGGGCCCTGAAGTATAA
- the avl9 gene encoding late secretory pathway protein AVL9 homolog: MESHCRDEVKGPVLHIVVVGFHHKKGCQVEFSYPPLMPDEPHDSNRLPEEWKYLPFLALPDGAHNYQEDTVYFHLPPLSEDMKCVYGVSCYRQIEAKALKVRQADVTRETVQKSVCVLSRVPLFGLLQAKLQLITHAYFEEKDFSQISILKELYDHMNGSLKGSALEGSQVYLGLSPRDLILHFRHKVLILFKLILLEKKVLFYVSPVNKLVGTLMTVLSLFPGMIEHGLMDSSHYRPKSSVSEDLSLGEGVAGAEEFVSVSVTDITNTTSELQGEDMIQPALESLSSGNNAEEDSHFLKPPTCTSPESSESDWETLDPSVLEESSSKELAEGKQMGPELPDPFDSKPGTPITVQPQAASGQGGVTQGLVSGLEEDQYGLPLAIFTKGYLCLPYMALQQHHLLSDVTVRGFVAGATNILFRQQRHLSDAIVEVEEARIQIHDPELRRILNLTTADLRFADYLVKHVMENRDDVFLDGTGWEGGDEWIRAQFTLYLHSLLSSTLQQDNERLLADYGSPFITAWKISHNYRVWYSNKHPAMTTITPGHPFQGQYSVADVKLRLSHSVQNSERGKKIGNAMITTSRNVVQTGKAVGQSVGGALTSAKSAMSSWFSTLAQPASVTAQAYPGTATDVKQ, encoded by the exons ATGGAGTCTCACTGCAGGGACGAAGTCAAGGGCCCGGTGCTGCACATCGTGGTGGTTGGATTTCACCACAAAAAGGGCTGTCAG GTTGAATTCTCCTACCCGCCTTTGATGCCAGATGAGCCTCATGACAGCAACCGGCTGCCCGAGGAGTGGAAGTACCTCCCGTTCCTCGCTCTGCCTGATGGGGCGCACAACTACCAGGAAG ACACTGTGTATTTTCACCTGCCGCCGCTCAGTGAAGACATGAAGTGTGTATACGGAGTGTCCTGCTATCGCCAAATAGAAGCCAAG GCCCTGAAGGTGCGACAGGCTGACGTCACAAGGGAGACAGTTCAGAAGAGTGTCTGCGTCCTCAGTCGAGTG CCTCTCTTTGGTCTGCTCCAAGCAAAACTACAGCTCATCACACACGCCTACTTTGAAGAGAAAGACTTCTCACAGATCTCTATTCTAAAG GAACTGTATGACCACATGAACGGCTCTCTGAAGGGTTCAGCTCTGGAGGGATCACAGGTTTATTTAG GGTTATCACCAAGAGATCTTATACTGCACTTTCGGCACAAG GTTCTCATCCTCTTCAAGCTAATTCTGCTAGAGAAGAAG GTCCTGTTCTATGTGTCTCCTGTCAACAAGCTAGTAGGAACTCTGATGACGGTTTTGTCACTGTTTCCGG GCATGATTGAACATGGACTGATGGACTCGTCCCACTACCGGCCTAAAAGCAGTGTGTCAGAGGACCTGAGTCTGGGGGAGGGTGTCGCAGGAGCTGAggagtttgtctctgtgtctgtcactgaCATCACTAACACCACCTCGGAGTTACAGGGGGAGGACATGATTCAGCCAGCTCTGGAGTCTCTGTCCTCTGGGAACAACGCAGAGGAAGACAGCCACTTCCTCAAACCCCCAACTTGTACCTCGCCAGAGTCCTCAGAGAGTGACTGGGAGACTCTGGACCCCAGTGTGTTAGAGGAGAGTAGTTCTAAAGAGTTAGCTGAGGGGAAACAAATGGGGCCAGAGCTCCCAGACCCCTTCGACTCCAAACCAGGAACTCCAATCACAGTGCAGCCACAGGCAGCCAGTGGTCAGGGAGGTGTCACCCAGGGCCTGGTGTCTGGTCTGGAGGAGGACCAGTATGGTCTGCCACTCGCCATCTTCACAAAG GGTTACCTGTGTCTGCCCTACATGGCCCTGCAACAGCATCACCTTCTGTCAGATGTAACAGTGCGAGGCTTTGTTGCCGGAGCAACCAACATCCTCTTCCGGCAGCAGAGGCACCTCAGTGATGCTATTGTTGAG GTGGAAGAAGCTCGTATCCAGATCCACGACCCAGAGCTCCGGAGGATCCTGAACCTGACGACAGCAGACCTACGATTTGCTGACTATCTAGTCAAACATGTGATGGAGAACCGTGATGATGTTTTCCTGGATGGGACAGGCTGGGAGGGTGGGGATGAGTGGATCAGAGCCCAGTTCACCCTCTACCTCCACTCTTTACTGTCCTCTACGTTACAGCAAG ATAATGAGAGGCTGCTGGCTGATTATGGCTCACCTTTCATCACAGCATGGAAGATCAGCCACAACTACCGCGTGTGGTACAGTAATAAACATCCCGCCATGACCACCATCACCCCGGG ACACCCATTCCAGGGCCAGTATAGTGTTGCTGATGTGAAACTGCGGCTCTCACA CTCAGTGCAGAACAGCGAACGAGGGAAAAAGATTGGAAATGCCATGATCACTACCAGCCGCAATGTGGTCCAGACCGGGAAAGCAGTGG GTCAGTCAGTGGGTGGAGCACTGACCAGTGCCAAGTCAGCTATGTCCTCCTGGTTCTCCACGCTGGCCCAGCCTGCATCTGTAACTGCCCAGGCCTACCCTGGTACTGCCACTGATGTCAAACAGTGA
- the psme2 gene encoding proteasome activator complex subunit 2 isoform X1 produces MSKTSALKISSASAVKVDSFRQSLYNEAENLFSNYIPLKIIQLDGLLREDALSISDMSSLHALLDIPIPDPPSPDEEEMETDKNEDDAKKKKKPAPKCGFIKGNEKIMILLDKVKPEIVALRETILTVSCWIQHLIPKIEDGNDFGVAIQEKILERIAAVKTKVDGFQTNINKYFSERGDAVAKASKETHVMDYRSLVHEKDEAIYSEIRVIVLDIRGFYAELYDIICKNLEKVINPKGEEKPSMY; encoded by the exons ATGTCAAAGACCTCAGCCTTGAAAATAAGCAGTGCGAGTGCGGTAAAG gtCGACAGCTTCCGCCAGTCACTGTATAATGAG GCAGAGAATTTGTTCTCCAATTACATTCCACTGAAGATCATTCAACTGGATGGTCTGCTCAGG gaaGATGCCCTCAGTATCTCAGACATGTCCTCACTCCATGCTCTACTGGACATCCCCATACCAGACCCTCCTTCCCCCGATGAGGAG GAAATGGAGACTGACAAGAATGAGGACGAtgcgaagaagaagaagaaac CAGCTCCAAAATGTGGCTTCATCAAGGGGAATGAGAAGATTATGATTCTTCTAGACAAAGTGAAGCCAGAGATTGTCGCTCTTCGAGAGACCATCCTCACT GTGTCCTGCTGGATTCAGCACCTCATTCCAAAAATAGAAGATGGAAATGACTTTGGGGTCGCCATTCAG GAGAAAATCCTGGAGAGGATTGCTGCAGTAAAGACCAAAGTTGATGGTTTTCAAACCAACATTAACAA GTACTTTTCAGAGAGGGGAGATGCTGTTGCAAAAGCCTCCAAAGAGACTCATGTG ATGGACTACCGCTCACTCGTCCATGAGAAGGACGAGGCCATCTACTCTGAGATCAGAGTGATTGTTCTCGACATCCGCGGCTTCTAC GCCGAACTTTACGACATCATCTGCAAGAACCTTGAAAAGGTAATCAATCCTAAAGGAGAGGAGAAGCCCTCCATGTACTGA
- the psme2 gene encoding proteasome activator complex subunit 2 isoform X2 produces the protein MSKTSALKISSASAVKVDSFRQSLYNEAENLFSNYIPLKIIQLDGLLREDALSISDMSSLHALLDIPIPDPPSPDEEEMETDKNEDDAKKKKKPPKCGFIKGNEKIMILLDKVKPEIVALRETILTVSCWIQHLIPKIEDGNDFGVAIQEKILERIAAVKTKVDGFQTNINKYFSERGDAVAKASKETHVMDYRSLVHEKDEAIYSEIRVIVLDIRGFYAELYDIICKNLEKVINPKGEEKPSMY, from the exons ATGTCAAAGACCTCAGCCTTGAAAATAAGCAGTGCGAGTGCGGTAAAG gtCGACAGCTTCCGCCAGTCACTGTATAATGAG GCAGAGAATTTGTTCTCCAATTACATTCCACTGAAGATCATTCAACTGGATGGTCTGCTCAGG gaaGATGCCCTCAGTATCTCAGACATGTCCTCACTCCATGCTCTACTGGACATCCCCATACCAGACCCTCCTTCCCCCGATGAGGAG GAAATGGAGACTGACAAGAATGAGGACGAtgcgaagaagaagaagaaac CTCCAAAATGTGGCTTCATCAAGGGGAATGAGAAGATTATGATTCTTCTAGACAAAGTGAAGCCAGAGATTGTCGCTCTTCGAGAGACCATCCTCACT GTGTCCTGCTGGATTCAGCACCTCATTCCAAAAATAGAAGATGGAAATGACTTTGGGGTCGCCATTCAG GAGAAAATCCTGGAGAGGATTGCTGCAGTAAAGACCAAAGTTGATGGTTTTCAAACCAACATTAACAA GTACTTTTCAGAGAGGGGAGATGCTGTTGCAAAAGCCTCCAAAGAGACTCATGTG ATGGACTACCGCTCACTCGTCCATGAGAAGGACGAGGCCATCTACTCTGAGATCAGAGTGATTGTTCTCGACATCCGCGGCTTCTAC GCCGAACTTTACGACATCATCTGCAAGAACCTTGAAAAGGTAATCAATCCTAAAGGAGAGGAGAAGCCCTCCATGTACTGA